In a single window of the Candidatus Paceibacterota bacterium genome:
- a CDS encoding diacylglycerol kinase family protein, with the protein MDTKKEKKAWREVRNRNRQRFFDAFRGMRVFWMTTSNLFRYVSSISILIVVILGFYFKVSCSEWMDLIFAIGFVLVSEAFNTAIEIDIDLTSPEYHPYARDTKDAAAAAVLLSVFVSVIVGFTIFLPKIF; encoded by the coding sequence ATGGACACTAAAAAAGAAAAAAAGGCATGGCGAGAAGTGAGGAATAGAAATAGGCAGAGATTTTTTGACGCTTTTCGGGGAATGCGAGTTTTTTGGATGACGACCAGTAATTTATTCAGATATGTATCTTCTATATCAATTCTTATTGTGGTAATTTTAGGTTTTTATTTTAAAGTTTCCTGTTCCGAATGGATGGATTTAATTTTTGCGATCGGTTTTGTTTTAGTTTCGGAAGCCTTCAATACTGCCATCGAGATAGACATAGATTTAACTTCTCCGGAATATCATCCGTACGCTAGAGACACGAAAGACGCCGCAGCTGCAGCTGTATTATTGTCTGTATTTGTTTCTGTTATCGTCGGGTTTACCATTTTCTTGCCTAAAATTTTTTAA
- the secG gene encoding preprotein translocase subunit SecG, whose translation MNLVVKILPYVQIILSVILVTAILLQQSAAGLGGALGGGDTESFHHTRRGFEKFLFYLSLVCGILFALFALLSIIIKANS comes from the coding sequence ATGAATTTAGTAGTGAAGATTTTGCCTTATGTGCAAATCATTCTTTCAGTAATACTAGTAACAGCCATCTTATTACAGCAATCCGCTGCTGGTTTGGGAGGCGCTTTGGGTGGAGGAGACACTGAGTCTTTTCACCACACCCGCCGAGGCTTTGAAAAGTTTCTTTTTTACTTGTCCCTTGTTTGCGGAATTCTTTTTGCTTTATTTGCCTTACTCAGTATAATAATAAAAGCTAATAGCTAA
- a CDS encoding ribonuclease J, giving the protein MSGKYSLKNKMVKKTRLSFSSLKIEEKDENKTPTHSNTSNYGNGPARLPAERGHRKKITKSSTYQYTQKKFGKSSRPAQFGSKNKNFNEKIPPIEKNVIRIIPLGGVEEIGKNMTAIEIGDDIIVIDAGMHFSNELTPGVDYAIPNTTYLEERKEKIRALIITHGHLDHIGGVPLVLSRIGNPPVYSRKLSMLMMKKRQAEFPHLPPIKENIVEKDSVITCGKIKVRFFGVTHTIPDSMGIIIETEHGWIVTPGDYKLDQIDGIVTKEEEKEYSIFDKAKVLLLMTDSTNIENEGFSLPEIKVHQGLENLIKKIQGRIIIAAFSSHITRLAHIVKVAESLGKKIAIDGRSMKTNIEVAIEAGFFAPKKGTIIPLEEANNYPPNKIVVLMTGAQGEEFAALNRAANKSNTKFSLHKGDTIILSASIVPGNELAVVKMRDALSRQGVRVISYRTAGEDFVHATGHGNQEDVKWLHKKTHPKFFIPIHGNHYRLVLHKELAMDMGTPEENIIVPDNGSIIEISADGQKMIMRKERAPSGAMLVDGTSISDTQDIVIRDRVMLAQDGMFVIIALIDQKTGKLKKSPDLISRGFVYLKENQELLRQVRIIIKNGIESMTAKMPPPSFREGNAINFDIIKANLGESISKFLYQKTAKRPLVIPVILSV; this is encoded by the coding sequence ATGTCTGGGAAATATTCACTAAAAAATAAAATGGTTAAAAAAACAAGACTTTCTTTCTCCTCATTAAAGATTGAAGAAAAAGATGAAAATAAAACACCTACTCACAGTAATACCTCTAATTATGGGAATGGCCCCGCTCGCCTACCGGCAGAAAGAGGACATAGAAAAAAAATAACAAAAAGTTCTACCTATCAATACACCCAAAAGAAATTCGGTAAAAGCTCCAGACCTGCGCAATTTGGATCAAAAAACAAAAATTTTAATGAAAAAATTCCACCTATAGAAAAAAATGTAATTCGTATTATTCCGCTTGGTGGGGTGGAAGAGATAGGCAAAAATATGACTGCCATAGAAATAGGCGATGATATCATCGTCATAGATGCAGGTATGCATTTTTCAAATGAATTAACTCCTGGAGTTGATTATGCTATTCCGAATACAACCTATTTAGAAGAACGCAAAGAAAAAATACGAGCCTTGATAATCACTCACGGGCACTTGGACCATATCGGGGGCGTGCCGCTAGTACTTTCACGCATTGGAAATCCTCCTGTATATTCCAGAAAACTTTCAATGCTAATGATGAAAAAAAGACAAGCGGAATTCCCTCATTTGCCTCCGATAAAAGAGAATATTGTCGAGAAAGATTCTGTGATAACCTGCGGAAAAATAAAAGTTAGATTCTTCGGCGTTACGCATACTATTCCTGATTCAATGGGAATAATCATAGAAACAGAACATGGATGGATCGTGACTCCTGGAGACTATAAGCTCGATCAAATAGACGGAATCGTTACCAAAGAAGAAGAAAAAGAATATTCGATCTTTGATAAAGCAAAAGTGCTCCTCTTGATGACAGATTCGACCAATATTGAAAACGAGGGGTTTTCTCTTCCGGAAATAAAAGTGCATCAAGGGTTGGAAAATTTAATTAAAAAAATTCAAGGAAGAATAATTATCGCGGCTTTTTCTTCGCATATCACACGTTTGGCACATATCGTCAAAGTAGCTGAATCATTGGGCAAAAAAATAGCAATAGATGGGCGCTCAATGAAAACGAACATCGAGGTAGCAATAGAAGCCGGATTCTTTGCTCCTAAAAAAGGTACCATTATTCCCCTTGAAGAAGCGAATAATTACCCACCAAATAAAATTGTCGTCTTGATGACCGGCGCACAGGGAGAAGAATTTGCCGCGCTCAATCGTGCTGCCAATAAATCCAACACAAAATTCTCTTTACACAAAGGAGACACTATAATTCTCTCAGCTTCTATTGTACCCGGCAATGAATTGGCTGTGGTAAAAATGAGAGACGCCCTATCTAGGCAAGGAGTCCGGGTCATCAGCTACCGAACAGCTGGCGAGGATTTCGTCCATGCGACAGGACACGGAAATCAAGAAGACGTAAAATGGCTACATAAAAAGACTCATCCAAAATTCTTTATTCCAATTCATGGCAACCATTACCGCCTAGTGCTTCACAAAGAACTCGCAATGGATATGGGAACGCCGGAGGAAAATATTATTGTTCCGGATAATGGCTCAATAATTGAAATATCCGCCGACGGGCAAAAGATGATAATGCGAAAAGAGCGCGCGCCAAGCGGAGCGATGTTGGTAGATGGAACTTCTATTAGCGATACTCAAGACATAGTCATCCGCGATAGAGTCATGCTTGCCCAAGACGGGATGTTTGTTATTATTGCGCTTATTGACCAAAAAACCGGAAAATTAAAAAAATCTCCGGATTTGATTTCGCGAGGATTCGTATATCTAAAAGAAAATCAAGAGCTTCTGCGCCAAGTAAGAATAATCATTAAAAATGGGATAGAAAGCATGACCGCAAAGATGCCTCCGCCATCTTTCCGTGAAGGAAATGCGATAAATTTTGATATAATCAAGGCAAACTTGGGAGAAAGCATCTCAAAATTCTTGTATCAAAAAACAGCCAAGAGACCATTGGTTATACCTGTGATTTTGAGCGTATAA
- a CDS encoding ABC transporter substrate-binding protein, with the protein MQNLYSRIRQLKVTGKLPKKDEINSIFNTFSKKERVVFIVLLFTFFISTIIILENINKSLMVSVPLHGGSISEGIIGTPRFINPVLANSPTDLDLVSLIYSGLMRKNQDGTLSPDLAEKYEMSNDGLTYKFTLKDKIYFQDGKPVTVDDIIFTINEIKDPIIKSPKKVDFDGVSATRIDDKTIEFSLKKPYPSFLESLTLGIMPQHLWDNSSIELNDANIFPIGSGPYSVKNVAKQSSGVIDSYELESFNKFILGEPYIEDVNLYFYLNENDLIRALEDGKVEQISSITPLNADILKERNYQIESAVLPRVFGLFFNQNKNILFTDNVITKAIDKTIDKDKIVREVLFGYGVATDDPIPPNMIAYQKLSAENNLSRDLILQNVQNSLAKDGWSKGPDGFLQKTIVGKNKKKTTTTLEFSISTGNAEELTKTAEIIKQDLSKIGMKVDIKTFEIGNLNQSVIRPRDYDTLLFGQIINHESDLFAFWHSSQRKDPGLNVALYANAKVDKILEDAAITVNEKNRIKKYAQFEDEIKKDMPAVFLYSPNFIYVISKDLKGFSINHLISPADRFLNIYSWYIKTENVWEIFTKK; encoded by the coding sequence ATGCAAAATTTATATAGCCGTATTCGCCAGTTGAAAGTTACTGGTAAATTGCCTAAAAAAGACGAAATTAATTCAATTTTTAACACGTTCTCAAAAAAGGAACGAGTAGTTTTTATTGTATTGTTATTCACATTCTTTATTAGCACCATAATAATTCTCGAAAATATTAATAAATCTCTGATGGTGAGCGTCCCCTTGCATGGTGGCTCTATTTCTGAAGGCATTATCGGCACCCCCCGTTTTATAAACCCTGTACTAGCCAACTCCCCTACTGACCTCGACCTCGTTTCGCTCATCTACTCTGGGCTAATGAGGAAAAATCAGGACGGTACTCTATCCCCAGATTTGGCAGAAAAATATGAAATGTCTAATGACGGTTTAACTTATAAATTTACTTTGAAAGATAAAATATATTTCCAAGACGGGAAACCTGTTACTGTGGACGATATTATCTTTACCATAAATGAGATAAAAGATCCGATCATAAAAAGTCCGAAAAAAGTGGACTTTGATGGAGTAAGTGCGACAAGGATAGACGACAAAACTATAGAATTTTCTCTTAAAAAACCCTATCCGTCCTTTTTAGAAAGTTTAACCCTTGGAATAATGCCTCAGCATTTATGGGATAATTCTTCCATAGAACTAAACGACGCGAATATTTTCCCTATTGGTTCCGGACCCTATTCGGTTAAAAACGTAGCCAAACAATCTTCCGGAGTTATAGATTCTTACGAATTGGAATCATTTAATAAATTTATATTGGGCGAACCGTATATCGAAGACGTTAATTTGTATTTTTATTTAAACGAAAACGACCTCATTCGCGCACTCGAAGATGGGAAGGTGGAACAGATAAGCTCCATCACCCCTTTGAATGCAGATATCTTAAAAGAAAGAAACTATCAAATAGAGTCTGCGGTGCTTCCGAGGGTATTCGGGCTTTTCTTTAATCAGAATAAAAACATTCTTTTTACTGATAATGTTATCACTAAAGCAATCGACAAAACTATAGATAAAGACAAAATAGTTCGAGAAGTTCTTTTTGGATACGGAGTCGCCACAGACGACCCCATCCCGCCGAACATGATCGCCTATCAAAAATTGTCCGCAGAGAACAATCTTTCTCGTGATCTCATATTGCAAAATGTGCAAAATAGCCTGGCGAAAGACGGATGGTCAAAAGGTCCGGATGGATTTTTACAAAAAACTATCGTTGGTAAAAATAAAAAGAAAACCACTACCACTTTAGAATTTTCTATTTCGACAGGCAATGCAGAAGAACTTACAAAAACTGCCGAGATAATTAAACAAGATTTATCGAAAATCGGAATGAAGGTAGATATTAAAACTTTTGAAATCGGCAATTTGAACCAAAGCGTTATACGCCCGAGAGATTATGACACACTTTTATTTGGACAGATTATAAATCATGAATCTGATCTATTTGCCTTTTGGCACTCATCTCAGCGAAAAGATCCTGGTCTCAATGTCGCCTTGTATGCTAATGCGAAAGTAGATAAAATCCTAGAAGACGCAGCTATCACCGTAAATGAAAAAAATAGAATTAAAAAATATGCGCAATTCGAAGACGAAATCAAAAAAGATATGCCAGCAGTTTTCTTATATAGCCCCAATTTTATTTATGTAATATCAAAAGACTTGAAGGGTTTTTCTATTAATCACCTAATTTCTCCCGCTGATCGTTTTTTAAATATATATTCATGGTATATTAAGACAGAAAATGTCTGGGAAATATTCACTAAAAAATAA
- a CDS encoding endonuclease/exonuclease/phosphatase family protein — protein sequence MKIISFNIGIRIDNAKTIAEYLKSQNADIVCLQEAVRPLDKNVFHTYRSEEFIREYFEKEYPHYFFAPEWVADCFLKEGKVDRNLGGMAEQGKLILSKFPIIHGDNYFYYKVYEFERDRTHFWEGDDHGRSLQVCEIDVNGKTIQLGNVHGSYSKNKMDNERSLAQSDFIVKKLKEKKLPTILLGDFNALPETESISKINKVYKNLNQEFNISATRLKGQNIDYVFINDSFKANSLIVDIVNISDHYPLIADLELIPAVQPL from the coding sequence ATGAAGATAATTTCTTTTAACATTGGAATAAGAATTGATAACGCAAAGACGATTGCAGAATATTTAAAATCGCAAAATGCTGACATCGTTTGCTTGCAAGAAGCAGTGCGTCCGCTTGATAAGAATGTTTTTCACACATATCGATCCGAAGAATTTATTAGGGAATATTTTGAAAAAGAATATCCGCATTATTTTTTTGCGCCGGAGTGGGTGGCGGATTGCTTTTTAAAAGAAGGCAAGGTGGATAGGAATTTGGGTGGAATGGCCGAACAAGGGAAATTAATATTATCAAAATTCCCAATCATTCATGGCGATAATTATTTTTATTATAAGGTGTATGAATTTGAGCGAGATAGAACTCATTTTTGGGAAGGAGATGATCATGGCCGTTCCTTGCAGGTTTGCGAAATTGATGTAAATGGAAAGACAATCCAGCTTGGTAATGTGCATGGGTCTTATTCCAAGAACAAAATGGACAATGAAAGATCTCTAGCTCAGAGTGATTTTATAGTCAAAAAACTTAAAGAAAAAAAATTGCCGACAATATTGCTTGGAGATTTTAATGCGCTCCCTGAAACAGAAAGTATTTCAAAAATCAACAAGGTCTACAAAAATCTAAATCAAGAATTTAATATTTCTGCTACGCGTCTAAAGGGGCAAAATATCGATTATGTTTTTATTAATGACTCATTCAAAGCAAATAGCCTGATTGTAGATATTGTAAATATTTCTGATCATTATCCATTAATCGCAGATCTGGAATTAATCCCAGCGGTTCAACCGCTGTAA
- a CDS encoding YchF family ATPase: MSKLQIGIVGLPNVGKSTLFNALTKKGVPAENYPFCTIDPSVGIVPVPNERLMKLSEISKSKKTIPAVVEFVDIAGLVKGASTGAGLGNKFLSHIREVDAIIEVVRIFEDKNMIHVHDKIDPLFDIEVINFELEQAGIKKPTLYVLNTSALADPLTQKGTPPSQGEIEGMPGDFLSKIPGPHIVVDPIFGTGLDTLIKASYDLLNLITFFTTGEDESRAWTTLRGATAPFAGRSIHTDFQQKFIRAEVVSYDQLIEAGSFAKARERGWVRTEGKEYIVQDGDVIEFLI; encoded by the coding sequence ATGTCCAAGCTTCAAATCGGCATTGTCGGTCTGCCAAACGTGGGGAAATCTACGCTTTTTAATGCGCTGACCAAGAAAGGCGTGCCGGCAGAAAATTATCCTTTTTGTACAATTGATCCCTCTGTCGGGATTGTGCCGGTACCAAATGAACGCCTAATGAAGCTTTCAGAAATATCTAAATCTAAAAAAACTATTCCGGCCGTGGTGGAATTCGTAGATATTGCAGGATTAGTCAAAGGCGCGAGTACCGGCGCCGGACTAGGTAATAAATTTCTCTCACATATCCGCGAAGTAGACGCGATTATCGAAGTGGTGCGAATTTTTGAAGACAAAAATATGATCCATGTTCACGACAAAATAGATCCGCTTTTTGATATAGAGGTTATTAATTTTGAACTTGAACAAGCTGGGATTAAAAAGCCTACACTATATGTATTGAATACTTCCGCCCTTGCAGACCCCCTCACCCAAAAGGGCACTCCCCCTTCGCAGGGGGAGATTGAAGGAATGCCCGGGGATTTTTTGTCAAAAATCCCCGGGCCACATATAGTCGTAGACCCTATTTTTGGTACTGGATTAGATACTCTCATAAAGGCAAGTTATGATTTATTAAATTTGATTACTTTTTTTACCACCGGAGAAGATGAGTCTCGAGCCTGGACCACTCTTCGCGGAGCGACGGCGCCTTTTGCTGGCAGGTCTATTCACACTGATTTTCAACAGAAATTTATTCGCGCAGAGGTAGTATCATATGATCAACTCATTGAAGCTGGAAGTTTTGCCAAGGCTCGTGAGCGAGGCTGGGTCCGCACTGAAGGCAAAGAATATATTGTCCAAGACGGGGATGTAATCGAATTTTTAATCTAG
- a CDS encoding trypsin-like peptidase domain-containing protein, whose translation MLEENIKKFFNKFFLNKNFISVFLTSLLSFLVVILIGVGIIWHYRANIFGYFAKEYLTEMQNGNIKLNEKITTLSQDSFVINAVKKTNPAVVSIIISKNVPKYETCVNQNQILPQNPFGDLFPGFSFNIPQYQLCQNGTEKKEIGGGSGFFVSSNGLIVTNKHVVDQKNVEYTVFTNDGKKHTAKITAVDPTLDIALIKIDPLVGGSYPYLTLGDSSTIEVGQSVIAIGNALGEYRNTVSVGVVSGLARSITAGDNSGNSEVLDHVIQTDAAINLGNSGGPLLNLSGEAIGVNVAMAQGSQSIGFALPINSIKGSIESVKATGKIIRPYLGIRYVEIDAELKDKNNLTVDYGVLVKAGSTASDLAVVPGSPADKAGIVENDIILEIDGVKLDDKNNLASIIREKSIGQTINLKILHKGAEKTVFVTLSAAPNK comes from the coding sequence ATGTTAGAGGAAAATATAAAGAAATTTTTTAATAAATTTTTTTTAAATAAAAATTTTATTTCTGTTTTTTTGACTAGTCTGCTGTCTTTTTTAGTTGTAATTTTAATTGGGGTGGGCATAATCTGGCATTATAGGGCAAATATTTTTGGATACTTTGCCAAGGAATATTTGACAGAAATGCAGAATGGAAACATTAAATTAAATGAAAAAATTACAACTCTGTCACAGGATTCTTTTGTGATAAATGCAGTTAAAAAAACCAATCCCGCTGTTGTCTCTATCATTATTTCTAAAAATGTTCCAAAATACGAAACCTGTGTTAATCAAAATCAAATCCTGCCTCAAAATCCATTCGGCGATTTGTTTCCAGGTTTTAGCTTTAATATTCCTCAATATCAATTGTGTCAGAACGGGACAGAAAAAAAAGAAATTGGCGGAGGATCTGGATTCTTTGTTTCGAGTAATGGTTTAATAGTTACTAATAAACATGTAGTTGATCAAAAAAATGTAGAGTATACAGTTTTTACTAATGATGGTAAAAAACATACAGCGAAAATTACTGCGGTTGATCCTACCTTGGATATCGCACTTATAAAAATTGACCCATTAGTTGGCGGGAGTTATCCATATCTTACCCTAGGAGATTCCAGCACCATAGAAGTAGGGCAGAGCGTCATTGCCATTGGAAACGCTTTGGGAGAATATAGAAATACTGTTTCAGTGGGGGTGGTTTCCGGTTTGGCAAGGTCTATCACAGCGGGCGACAATTCCGGTAATTCAGAAGTTCTTGACCATGTAATTCAGACAGATGCAGCGATCAACCTAGGGAATTCTGGAGGGCCGCTCTTGAATTTGAGCGGGGAAGCCATAGGGGTGAATGTCGCCATGGCGCAAGGTTCTCAAAGTATTGGTTTTGCTTTACCTATCAATAGCATCAAGGGTTCTATTGAGTCAGTAAAAGCAACTGGCAAAATTATTCGTCCTTATTTAGGCATTCGTTATGTGGAGATAGATGCGGAATTAAAAGATAAAAATAATTTAACAGTGGATTATGGAGTGTTGGTGAAAGCTGGATCGACTGCGAGTGATCTGGCTGTCGTTCCAGGTTCTCCTGCAGACAAAGCTGGGATTGTGGAAAACGATATTATTTTAGAAATTGACGGGGTAAAATTAGACGACAAAAACAATCTCGCCTCCATTATTCGCGAGAAAAGCATAGGCCAGACAATTAATCTAAAAATTCTTCATAAAGGCGCCGAAAAAACCGTCTTCGTCACTCTTTCTGCCGCTCCAAATAAATAG
- a CDS encoding adenylyltransferase/cytidyltransferase family protein — protein MSKTNVDIKKKAINARIKIMVFGTFDGLHSGHVNFFKQAKSFMKNSFLIVSIARDKNVKRIKGKYPIKNEKERMFLVKKSGLADKVILAGKEKYLPHILREKVDIVALGYDQKAYVQELRKDLKDKGIPIKIVRLKPYKAKVYKNHLLKIRR, from the coding sequence ATGTCAAAGACAAATGTGGATATTAAAAAAAAAGCAATAAATGCACGAATAAAAATAATGGTTTTTGGGACTTTTGATGGACTGCACTCCGGACACGTCAATTTTTTTAAACAAGCGAAAAGCTTCATGAAGAATTCATTTTTAATTGTTTCAATTGCTAGAGATAAAAATGTGAAAAGAATTAAAGGAAAGTACCCGATAAAAAATGAAAAGGAAAGAATGTTTTTGGTAAAAAAAAGTGGTTTAGCAGATAAAGTAATTTTAGCAGGTAAAGAAAAATATTTACCGCATATACTAAGAGAAAAAGTAGATATTGTTGCTCTGGGTTATGACCAAAAGGCTTATGTACAAGAACTTAGAAAGGACCTAAAAGATAAAGGTATTCCTATAAAAATCGTGCGCTTAAAACCTTATAAAGCGAAGGTTTATAAAAATCACTTGTTAAAAATTAGAAGATAA
- a CDS encoding MFS transporter — translation MIQERKIIYLEGFLFSIPIALASYINSSFISSFISEKFVGIIYVLGSISSILALLLAPKLFKKIGGYKFLILIATLDAFSFLTLALTKNALGIIAVFILAFSLNALVFFSLDEFLKILSENSVTGKVRGIYLMVCNLAWILAQLISGTILEDFSLRVVYFTSFLVMILFLIISILKLKNLPEPKYDKINSFKYVNKFFQNKNLFRAYGINFLLQFFYCWMVIYTPIYLHAHLGFNWKEIFLIFALMLSPFIFIPFYVGEIADKIGERKILMLGFTIASFTTLSLFFIHQHSIWLWALLLFATRIGASSIDGTSDTYFFKHIKCENEELVGIYRSASPVSYILGPIVAFIILSLVPSLNYIFLILGAIMLYGIYLSSTIRKSDI, via the coding sequence ATGATTCAAGAAAGAAAAATAATATATTTAGAGGGTTTCTTGTTTTCAATACCTATTGCTCTAGCTTCCTATATAAATTCAAGCTTTATTTCCTCTTTTATTAGTGAAAAATTTGTTGGTATTATTTATGTTCTTGGTTCGATTAGTTCTATTCTTGCTCTTTTATTAGCTCCTAAGTTGTTCAAAAAAATAGGTGGATACAAATTCTTGATTTTAATCGCCACCTTAGATGCTTTCTCTTTTTTGACATTGGCTCTTACTAAAAATGCCTTGGGCATAATAGCTGTATTTATTTTGGCCTTTTCTCTAAACGCTTTAGTATTTTTTTCACTAGATGAATTTTTAAAAATACTCTCTGAAAATTCCGTTACCGGAAAAGTTAGGGGTATTTATTTAATGGTGTGTAACCTAGCTTGGATTTTAGCGCAATTAATATCTGGAACAATTTTAGAAGATTTTTCCTTGAGAGTAGTTTATTTTACAAGTTTCTTGGTAATGATATTATTTTTAATAATATCTATATTAAAACTTAAAAATCTACCTGAACCAAAATATGATAAAATAAATTCTTTTAAATATGTAAATAAATTTTTTCAAAATAAAAATTTATTTCGAGCTTACGGCATAAATTTCCTGCTTCAATTTTTTTACTGCTGGATGGTTATTTACACTCCGATATATTTACACGCACATCTTGGTTTTAACTGGAAAGAAATATTCCTAATTTTCGCTTTAATGCTTTCCCCTTTTATTTTTATCCCATTTTATGTTGGAGAAATCGCTGACAAAATCGGTGAAAGAAAAATATTAATGCTTGGATTTACAATAGCATCTTTCACTACTCTTTCTCTTTTTTTTATTCACCAACATTCGATCTGGCTTTGGGCCCTTTTATTGTTCGCGACCCGAATCGGCGCCTCAAGCATAGATGGCACCAGTGATACCTATTTTTTTAAGCATATTAAATGCGAAAACGAAGAGCTTGTCGGAATTTACCGTAGCGCTTCACCTGTTTCTTATATCTTAGGACCAATTGTCGCTTTTATTATTCTTTCCTTAGTCCCATCTCTTAATTATATTTTTCTTATCTTAGGAGCAATTATGCTCTATGGAATTTATCTATCTTCCACGATACGAAAGAGCGATATCTAA
- a CDS encoding transposase: MANREKIALGECYHVYNRGVDKRSITKDKVDAERFMQSLEFFNSKDPIISLREVVSSENDKNIKSKEPLVEIVCYCLNPNHYHLLLREIYEGGISEFMKRLGGGYTWYFNNKHKRSGALFQGRFKSVHIKSNEQLLHDSAYVNLNWKVHNISGSTAERVRSSWDEYIGKASRNICSKDVILGQFRSKKDYKIFAESSLKEILKAKNDKKGEEMIIGKHFY, encoded by the coding sequence ATGGCAAACAGAGAAAAAATAGCATTAGGAGAGTGTTACCATGTCTACAATCGCGGGGTTGATAAAAGATCAATTACCAAAGATAAAGTAGATGCCGAAAGATTCATGCAAAGTCTAGAATTTTTTAATTCAAAAGATCCTATAATAAGTTTGCGTGAAGTTGTTTCTAGTGAAAATGACAAAAATATAAAATCTAAAGAGCCCTTGGTGGAAATTGTTTGTTACTGCTTAAATCCAAATCATTACCACCTTTTGCTGAGAGAAATTTACGAAGGAGGCATAAGCGAATTTATGAAAAGACTTGGAGGAGGATACACATGGTATTTTAACAACAAACATAAAAGATCAGGCGCCCTTTTCCAAGGAAGATTTAAGTCAGTCCATATAAAATCCAATGAACAGTTGTTGCATGATAGCGCGTATGTGAATTTAAATTGGAAAGTCCATAATATCAGCGGTTCAACCGCTGAGAGAGTTAGATCAAGTTGGGATGAATATATAGGAAAGGCCAGTAGAAATATTTGCTCGAAAGACGTAATATTAGGACAGTTTAGATCAAAAAAAGATTATAAGATTTTTGCTGAGTCTTCTTTGAAAGAAATTTTAAAAGCGAAAAATGATAAGAAAGGAGAAGAAATGATTATTGGTAAACATTTCTATTAA
- a CDS encoding endonuclease domain-containing protein, which yields MKIVHNITKLLERRKKLRNESTPEEILLWLQLKNSKTSFKFRRQHSIGGYIADFYCPSKKLVVEIDGSQHFTKENREYDKIRTNFFKGLKIKVLRFTNTEVSTETASVINKIKKALK from the coding sequence ATGAAAATTGTTCACAATATAACAAAACTGCTTGAAAGAAGAAAAAAACTCAGGAATGAAAGTACGCCGGAAGAAATTTTACTATGGCTGCAACTTAAAAATTCAAAAACTAGTTTTAAATTTAGAAGACAGCATAGTATTGGAGGATATATCGCTGATTTTTATTGCCCATCAAAAAAGTTAGTTGTTGAAATTGATGGTTCTCAACACTTCACAAAAGAAAATCGGGAATATGATAAGATACGGACTAATTTTTTTAAAGGTCTTAAAATAAAAGTTTTACGTTTTACTAATACAGAAGTAAGCACTGAAACAGCATCAGTCATAAATAAAATAAAAAAAGCACTCAAGTAA
- a CDS encoding SemiSWEET family transporter, with the protein MNSVTFLGYMAGFLVVISLLPQTIKAWRTKLTRDISLWRYIIYIIGLILWVTYAVITKNGPVAVTNSIGLILALIILGLKIKYK; encoded by the coding sequence ATGAATTCAGTTACTTTTCTTGGTTATATGGCCGGATTTTTGGTTGTCATTTCGCTCCTTCCACAAACAATTAAAGCTTGGCGCACAAAACTTACTCGCGATATTTCTTTATGGCGTTACATTATTTATATTATTGGATTAATCCTTTGGGTCACGTACGCTGTTATAACAAAAAATGGTCCAGTGGCTGTTACTAATTCCATTGGACTTATTCTTGCTTTGATTATACTTGGCTTAAAGATTAAATATAAATAA